In a single window of the Lates calcarifer isolate ASB-BC8 linkage group LG1, TLL_Latcal_v3, whole genome shotgun sequence genome:
- the LOC108872806 gene encoding trace amine-associated receptor 7e-like, whose protein sequence is MEALEEAELCFPQLNNSCRKTTRPHLEAAFINSLLSCITLLTVVLNLLVIISISHFRQLHTTTNLLLLSLAVADFLVGLLQMPVLLLHNQGCVILGDIICALHYFFAFLVVSVSVGSMVLISVDRYIAICDPMFYTTKVTLKRVQLCVCLCWIFSIVHSSWILRDFFKQPGRYSTCYGECVVVVNFAEGMVDLVVTFLGPFLVITLLYLRVFVVAVSQARAMRSHIAAVTLQRPETVKASKSEMKAARTLGVVVVVFLLCSCPYYCFAVAAESNLVGASSAAIELWLVYFNSCLNPVIYVFFYPWFRKAIKHIVTFQLLKPGSTEANIL, encoded by the exons atggAGGCCTTGGAAGAAGCTGAACTCTGCTTTCCCCAACTCAACAACTCCTGCAGGAAGACAACACGTCCTCATTTGGAGGCTGCGTTCATTAACAGCCTGCTGTCCTGCATCACTCTGCTCACTGTGGTTCTtaacctgctggtcatcatctctaTCTCCCACTTCAG GCAGctccacaccaccaccaacctcctcctcctctctctggctgttgcAGACTTCCTTGTGGGTCTCCTGCAGATGCCAGTTCTACTTCTCCATAACCAAGGCTGTGTGATTCTGGGTGACATTATCTGTGCTTTGCATTACTTTTTTGCTTTCCTTGTTGTTAGTGTTTCAGTAGGAAGCATGGTGCTCATATCAGTTGACCGCTACATTGCTATTTGTGACCCCATGTTTTACACCACCAAAGTCACTCTGAAAAGAGTTCAActatgtgtttgtctgtgttggatATTTTCTATTGTCCACAGCAGTTGGATACTGAGGGATTTCTTTAAGCAACCAGGCAGGTATAGCACCTGTTATGGAGAGTGTGTAGTTGTAGTGAATTTTGCTGAAGGAATGGTTGATCTTGTTGTGACCTTTTTGGGCCCTTTTTTAGTCATTACACTTTTGTATTTGCGAGtatttgtggtggctgtgtctcaggctcgtgccatgcgctctcaCATTGCAGCTGTCACACTTCAGCGTCCAGAGACTGTAAAAGCTTCAAAATCTGAgatgaaagcagccaggactcttggtgttgtAGTAGTTGTGTTTCTTCTGTGCTCCTGTCCATattattgttttgctgttgcagCAGAGAGCAACTTGGTAGGGGCATCATCTGCAGCCATTGAGCTTTGGCTGGTGTATTTCAACTCCTGTCTAAACCCTGTGATCTATGTGTTTTTCTACCCCTGGTTCAGAAAAGCTATTAAACACATTGTTACATTTCAATTATTGAAGCCGGGCTCCACTGAGgccaacatactgtag